The following are from one region of the Bacteroidales bacterium genome:
- a CDS encoding DNRLRE domain-containing protein, translating to MKNTFKLLVTLLVFTIILYGCKKNENLISKGDIKFQIILNGDKSNSEYDEASFVLISIKNETGDYVYQSEQLSLYDFNGYLISEPISLICGNYHLSQFIVLNSDLEAIYASPVEGSVYASFVDEPLPIYFEVIQDNVTKLTPEVISVANSNPEDFGYTTFSFNIVETFDFLLGVFVYNELIQNFELTDYHIKVLGNDQVLFSSDMEAVTNQIKLPGEYENYEINITKQGYQTYSQTFSYEELLLYIEDPLEIILQNGEYNVLILQPNGDQGKDAQIWTYDPTGIIDRGTNRTDIVIYEWTKNGAPTTKYGLIEFDLSDIPENSSISSAYLSLFFDPESVDNQHIFGHCQLGGPNEAYLERITSTWEEPVCWNTQPTTTEENRVLIPASSSPTQDYIINVTLLTQDIIDNFDTSYGFMIKMVEAQYYKSLIFASSEHPNANLHPKLVVTYTYDNKLLTGE from the coding sequence ATGAAAAATACATTTAAATTATTAGTCACACTATTGGTTTTTACTATAATACTTTATGGGTGTAAAAAAAATGAGAATTTAATATCAAAAGGAGATATCAAGTTTCAAATTATTCTTAATGGTGATAAATCTAATTCAGAATACGATGAAGCAAGTTTTGTGCTTATAAGTATTAAGAATGAAACAGGTGATTACGTTTACCAATCTGAACAATTAAGCCTTTATGATTTCAACGGATATTTAATTAGTGAACCAATTTCACTTATATGCGGGAATTATCATCTTAGCCAATTTATTGTCCTAAATTCTGATCTGGAAGCAATTTATGCCAGCCCCGTTGAAGGTTCAGTATATGCTTCTTTTGTAGATGAGCCTTTGCCAATTTACTTTGAAGTAATACAAGATAATGTAACCAAACTTACTCCCGAAGTTATTTCTGTAGCAAATTCAAATCCGGAAGATTTCGGTTATACAACATTCAGTTTTAATATTGTTGAAACATTTGATTTTTTACTTGGTGTATTTGTTTATAATGAATTAATTCAAAATTTTGAACTTACTGATTATCATATTAAAGTTTTAGGCAATGATCAGGTTTTATTTTCTTCGGACATGGAAGCTGTTACTAACCAAATTAAACTGCCCGGCGAATATGAAAACTATGAAATTAATATTACAAAGCAAGGATATCAAACCTATAGTCAGACCTTTTCATATGAAGAATTATTATTATATATCGAAGATCCTTTGGAGATTATTTTACAAAACGGTGAATATAATGTTCTTATTTTGCAACCGAACGGTGATCAGGGAAAAGATGCACAGATTTGGACTTATGATCCGACAGGAATTATTGATAGAGGAACAAACAGAACAGATATAGTTATATATGAATGGACAAAAAACGGTGCTCCTACAACTAAATATGGGCTTATTGAGTTCGATTTATCTGATATTCCTGAAAATTCATCAATATCTAGTGCATACTTATCATTATTTTTTGATCCGGAATCAGTAGATAATCAACATATCTTCGGACATTGTCAATTAGGCGGGCCTAATGAAGCTTATTTAGAAAGAATAACATCAACTTGGGAAGAACCGGTTTGTTGGAATACACAACCAACAACAACCGAAGAAAACAGGGTATTAATACCGGCAAGTTCAAGCCCGACACAAGATTATATTATTAATGTCACACTGTTAACACAAGATATTATTGATAATTTTGACACAAGTTATGGATTTATGATAAAAATGGTCGAAGCCCAATATTATAAAAGTTTAATTTTTGCTTCAAGTGAACATCCGAATGCAAATTTACATCCTAAACTTGTTGTAACATATACATATGATAACAAGTTACTCACAGGCGAATAG
- the ung gene encoding uracil-DNA glycosylase — translation MNVSIEKSWKKLLKDEFKKEYFIKLIDFVKEEYKTHKIYPPGKDIFKAFDYCPVDKVKIVILGQDPYHGKGQANGLCFSVPEGISVPPSLLNIYKEIKSDLGKEIPKTRNLEHWAKQGVLMLNATLTVRASQAGSHQNKGWETFTDAVIKKISEQKENIVFLLWGAYAQKKGQIIDASKHHILKSPHPSPFSAHTGFLGNKHFSKTNEFLKSKDLKEIDW, via the coding sequence ATGAATGTAAGTATTGAAAAATCATGGAAAAAATTGCTGAAAGACGAATTTAAAAAAGAATATTTTATAAAACTGATTGATTTCGTAAAAGAAGAATATAAAACACATAAAATATATCCGCCCGGAAAAGATATATTCAAAGCTTTTGATTACTGTCCGGTCGATAAAGTAAAAATTGTTATTCTCGGACAAGACCCCTATCACGGCAAAGGACAAGCAAACGGTTTATGTTTTTCCGTTCCTGAAGGAATATCTGTACCTCCCTCATTACTTAATATTTACAAAGAAATAAAATCTGATCTCGGCAAAGAAATCCCAAAAACAAGAAATCTTGAACATTGGGCAAAACAAGGTGTATTGATGCTCAATGCAACTTTAACTGTCAGGGCAAGTCAAGCCGGTTCACATCAAAATAAAGGTTGGGAAACTTTTACGGATGCTGTAATTAAAAAAATTTCAGAGCAAAAAGAGAACATTGTATTTTTACTTTGGGGTGCTTATGCTCAAAAAAAAGGACAAATAATTGATGCAAGCAAACATCATATTCTTAAATCACCTCACCCCTCGCCTTTTTCTGCTCATACAGGTTTTCTCGGCAATAAGCATTTCAGTAAAACAAATGAATTTTTAAAATCAAAAGATTTAAAGGAAATTGATTGGTGA
- a CDS encoding beta-ketoacyl-ACP synthase III yields the protein MSVYINNIKKFLPGEGISNDEMESYLGKIQNIKSKARPIVLRNNGIKNRYYAINKNQESQYSNAELTAEAIKQLESENFKIADTELLACGTSGPDQLLPSHASMVHGILATPQTEYSSFSGSCNSGMLAMKYAFMSILSGNTTNAVCTGSEKTSTWLTAKNFEDEVEKLHQLEEKPILAFSKEFLRWMLSDGAGAALLSDKPNTDSISLEINWIEITSYAGELETCMYAGAEKDVNGKIIPWRDFTDHKIAQNSIMTLKQDTRMLGEHIVQLGADYLKKVIKKRKFDINKINWFLPHLSSMYFKSKINEEMVNNGIVIPEKKWFLNLPKVGNVGSASAYLMLEELFHSGKLKKDQKILLMVPESSRFSYTYTLFTVV from the coding sequence ATGAGTGTTTATATAAATAATATTAAAAAATTTTTACCCGGAGAAGGTATTTCAAATGATGAAATGGAATCTTATTTGGGTAAAATTCAAAATATAAAATCCAAAGCAAGGCCAATTGTATTAAGAAATAACGGAATAAAAAATCGATATTACGCAATAAATAAAAATCAAGAATCTCAATATTCTAATGCTGAACTTACAGCTGAAGCAATAAAACAATTGGAATCTGAAAATTTTAAAATTGCTGATACAGAATTACTTGCATGCGGTACATCCGGCCCTGATCAATTGCTTCCCTCACATGCATCTATGGTTCACGGAATTCTTGCTACGCCTCAGACAGAATACAGCTCATTCAGCGGATCGTGTAATTCCGGTATGCTTGCCATGAAATATGCCTTTATGTCAATATTATCAGGCAATACAACCAATGCAGTATGTACCGGAAGCGAAAAAACATCAACATGGCTGACAGCAAAGAATTTTGAAGATGAAGTTGAGAAATTGCATCAATTAGAAGAAAAACCAATATTGGCATTCAGTAAAGAATTTTTGAGGTGGATGCTTTCAGACGGTGCCGGAGCTGCTTTGCTTTCAGATAAACCAAATACAGATTCAATATCTTTAGAAATAAATTGGATAGAAATAACATCCTATGCCGGAGAGTTGGAAACTTGTATGTATGCAGGTGCTGAAAAAGACGTAAACGGGAAAATCATACCTTGGAGAGATTTTACGGATCATAAGATCGCTCAAAATTCAATAATGACGCTTAAACAAGATACCAGAATGCTGGGAGAACATATTGTACAACTGGGTGCTGATTATCTTAAAAAAGTGATCAAGAAAAGAAAATTTGACATAAACAAGATTAACTGGTTCTTGCCTCATTTATCATCTATGTATTTTAAATCAAAGATCAATGAAGAGATGGTAAATAACGGAATAGTTATTCCTGAAAAAAAATGGTTTTTGAATCTTCCCAAAGTCGGTAATGTAGGTTCTGCCTCTGCTTATCTAATGCTTGAAGAACTGTTTCATTCCGGTAAACTTAAGAAAGACCAAAAAATCTTGCTTATGGTTCCGGAAAGTTCCCGATTTTCATATACATACACTTTATTTACTGTTGTTTAA
- a CDS encoding DUF58 domain-containing protein, which translates to METKELLKKVRQIEIKTRGLSRHIFAGEYHSAFKGRGMTFNEVREYQYGDDVRSIDWNVTAKYDKAYIKTFEEERELTVILLIDLSASQSFGTQEKSKNELITEIAAVLSFSAIHNNDKVGVIFFTDKIEKFIPPKKGKKHILRIIRELLHFKPESKKTNISEALKFFSNAIKKRTIAFIISDFFDTEIETAVRTANHKHDLIALHIYDEREYALPNIGFIKVKDAESGEEVWINTSKKSVRKKYAENGEAFYKKLKQTFAGNGVDHARIKTNEDYIKPLLKLFKSR; encoded by the coding sequence TTGGAAACAAAAGAACTCCTAAAAAAAGTCAGACAAATTGAAATAAAAACCCGAGGATTGTCAAGGCATATCTTTGCAGGAGAATATCACAGTGCTTTTAAAGGCAGAGGTATGACTTTCAATGAAGTAAGAGAATATCAATACGGTGATGATGTAAGAAGCATTGATTGGAACGTTACGGCAAAATATGATAAAGCATATATCAAAACCTTTGAAGAAGAAAGAGAACTCACCGTAATTTTATTAATTGATTTAAGTGCTTCGCAAAGTTTCGGTACTCAAGAAAAATCTAAAAATGAATTAATTACCGAAATTGCTGCAGTACTTTCTTTTTCCGCTATTCATAATAATGATAAGGTAGGTGTAATTTTCTTTACTGATAAAATTGAAAAATTTATTCCTCCAAAAAAAGGTAAAAAACACATCTTAAGAATAATAAGAGAACTTTTGCATTTTAAACCCGAAAGTAAAAAAACAAATATTTCAGAAGCATTAAAATTCTTTTCAAATGCAATAAAAAAAAGAACAATTGCCTTTATTATATCAGATTTTTTTGACACCGAAATTGAAACAGCTGTTCGTACAGCAAATCATAAACATGATCTTATTGCTCTTCATATTTATGATGAAAGAGAATATGCTTTACCGAATATAGGATTTATAAAAGTTAAAGACGCAGAATCAGGAGAAGAGGTTTGGATTAATACATCTAAAAAAAGTGTACGTAAAAAATATGCTGAAAACGGTGAAGCCTTTTATAAAAAATTAAAACAAACTTTTGCCGGAAACGGTGTTGATCATGCAAGAATTAAAACAAATGAAGATTATATAAAACCATTATTGAAACTATTTAAAAGCAGATAA
- a CDS encoding ABC transporter ATP-binding protein: MIKIENLTKIYKGNSEPAVNNISLSVSKGEIFGLLGTNGAGKTTTFSMLCGLFPPTTGNVFINNLSVRSHISEIKKIIGVVPQNIALYPTLTGKENLMFFGKMYGLKNNTLKERINHCMIAFGIEKHADKKIKNYSGGMKRRINLIAGILHEPDVLLLDEPAVGIDAHSRLDIMKQLKKINKMGTTIIYTSHYLEEAENLCTDIAIIDEGKIISKGKPDKLIQENNCDNLESLFFKLTDKKHI; this comes from the coding sequence ATGATAAAGATTGAAAATTTAACAAAAATTTATAAAGGTAATTCAGAACCTGCTGTTAATAACATTTCGCTTTCTGTTTCAAAAGGTGAGATTTTCGGCCTGTTAGGAACAAACGGGGCAGGCAAAACAACCACATTTTCAATGCTTTGCGGATTATTCCCACCTACAACCGGAAATGTTTTTATCAACAATTTGTCAGTCAGATCACACATTAGCGAGATAAAAAAAATTATCGGAGTTGTTCCGCAAAATATCGCCTTATACCCTACACTTACCGGAAAAGAAAATTTAATGTTCTTCGGAAAAATGTACGGTTTAAAAAATAATACTCTAAAAGAAAGAATTAATCATTGCATGATTGCATTTGGTATTGAAAAACATGCTGATAAAAAAATAAAAAATTATTCAGGAGGTATGAAACGCAGAATTAATTTAATAGCAGGAATCCTTCACGAACCTGATGTTTTGCTTCTTGATGAGCCTGCTGTAGGTATTGATGCCCATTCAAGATTGGATATAATGAAGCAATTAAAGAAGATAAACAAAATGGGAACAACAATTATCTATACGTCTCATTATCTTGAAGAAGCAGAAAATCTTTGTACTGATATTGCAATTATTGATGAAGGAAAAATCATCAGCAAAGGTAAACCCGACAAACTCATTCAAGAAAATAATTGTGATAATCTTGAAAGCCTGTTTTTTAAACTGACAGACAAAAAACATATCTAA
- a CDS encoding hydroxymyristoyl-ACP dehydratase: MIKGKELHSLLPQSSPMLMIDTLVSSDQEKTITNLTITEENIFCINGKFREPGIIENMAQTAAARSGFEAKKNKTPVQTGYIGSIKNLTIFFLPKINEIIETEIVQKTEIGNILVIEANVKINNKFVAKCEMTIILLDNL, from the coding sequence ATGATAAAAGGAAAAGAACTTCACTCTCTCCTGCCTCAATCATCTCCTATGTTGATGATCGACACTTTGGTTTCTTCCGATCAAGAAAAAACCATTACGAATTTAACAATTACTGAAGAAAATATCTTTTGCATTAACGGAAAATTCAGAGAACCCGGAATTATTGAAAACATGGCTCAAACAGCCGCTGCTCGCTCCGGTTTTGAAGCAAAAAAAAATAAAACTCCTGTTCAAACCGGATATATCGGTTCAATTAAAAATCTCACCATTTTTTTCTTACCGAAAATTAATGAAATAATTGAAACAGAAATTGTACAAAAAACTGAAATAGGCAACATACTTGTTATAGAAGCAAATGTAAAAATCAATAATAAATTTGTTGCAAAATGTGAAATGACAATTATTTTGCTTGATAATTTATAA
- a CDS encoding T9SS type A sorting domain-containing protein, with translation MRNLSFTILCLILFIGVFQAKSQNKSVSNEEFKVFKQKLMRGEQVDYQYLDQNSELLNQKGSFESKNFGDTPGLSWAGHFGGTGNDNAEAVVSDDAGNIYITGSFSGQMSFSGNDYIATGIREAYVAKFDNTGSLVWLTQIPATADNTTYCNDICIDASGNLYVTGYYTGAITVGTSNLPDVNEYALFYTKLNNQGDLLNGAYHSEDENEIGLFIDTDDSGNIYITGTTNTNLDSRHASWILKFNQSGILLWQMEHDEGFNDLIIYNSNIYYTGVIQNGNDGYLDENVMLAMPYIYYDVFIAKSDLNGVFEWGVVASHSTGTDSYEASFETDNSGNFYMTGNYRGDLTFGIYSISGGGGFITKFDESGNFFWLNHYGDVGDSPELTVDDSGNSYVVEDDLMTKYNTDGIEQWTNSFNNIPNCYTITSSDKIITAGNKDGLVFVSQSDNTLNEEWISLFDGNSATGNVLGMVSDNYANVYTLGAVSNTTDYFGEEVNKGTFICKQDDSGNVIWLNLFPENLLAFGSVEQSLHIDTITNHLYITGGFTEDLVIPGETTLTPAENGSIFLLKYDLDGNYIWSVQEDFFSEQVSVLTDNSGNVILSGLFENTVTIGTTDLTSAGSKDGFIAKYNTDGNFLWAMRAGGESIEYVAIVSTDASDNIYLTGEFISENVTVNATGITLLEGDGNILFAKLDSDGNVLWLTSHAGSTITFRDYYCWPTGIITDAAGCTYIKGRHGDSVYFNDIILTSPYNNFSYFIAKFDQNGNAIWANSINEHSNGSDYNQFDIDYNGNVYLGAQAIDTLNFGEDFEYVNSGKEDLFVAKYNTNGDLIWVRAIQGNETSLNRIQSVAVYDTTNIFAAGYFGNYLHIGNEELSSTNKHGFIAMFDTDISGIKEVYNRNNEEFVIYPNPSTGLVTININSEISGIIEIINITGQTVHSVNITSENIQIDLSNSAKGLYFVKIKADNYYKTEKLIID, from the coding sequence ATGAGAAATTTATCTTTTACAATTTTATGTTTAATTCTTTTTATTGGTGTATTTCAAGCAAAAAGCCAGAATAAGTCTGTGAGTAATGAAGAATTTAAAGTATTTAAACAAAAATTAATGAGGGGTGAGCAGGTCGATTATCAATATCTGGATCAAAATTCCGAATTATTAAATCAAAAAGGTTCTTTTGAAAGCAAAAACTTTGGAGATACTCCCGGTTTAAGTTGGGCAGGACATTTTGGCGGTACAGGGAATGATAATGCAGAAGCCGTAGTATCAGATGATGCCGGAAATATTTATATAACCGGTAGTTTCTCAGGACAAATGTCATTTTCGGGAAATGATTATATTGCAACAGGAATAAGAGAAGCTTATGTTGCTAAATTTGATAATACAGGGAGCCTTGTTTGGTTAACACAAATTCCGGCAACAGCCGATAATACAACTTATTGCAATGATATTTGTATTGACGCATCCGGTAATTTATACGTAACAGGATACTATACCGGCGCAATTACTGTAGGAACAAGCAATTTACCTGATGTAAATGAATACGCATTGTTTTATACAAAACTTAATAATCAAGGCGATTTATTAAATGGTGCTTATCACAGTGAGGATGAAAATGAAATCGGTTTATTTATTGATACTGACGACAGCGGGAATATATATATTACAGGAACAACAAACACGAACCTTGATTCAAGGCATGCATCATGGATTCTTAAGTTTAATCAATCCGGAATTTTACTTTGGCAAATGGAACATGATGAAGGATTTAATGATCTAATTATCTATAATTCGAATATTTACTACACCGGAGTTATTCAAAATGGTAACGATGGATACCTTGATGAAAATGTAATGCTTGCTATGCCTTATATTTACTACGATGTGTTTATTGCCAAGTCAGACCTTAACGGTGTTTTTGAATGGGGTGTGGTAGCTTCTCACAGTACCGGAACGGATAGTTATGAAGCTTCTTTTGAAACAGATAATAGCGGAAACTTTTATATGACAGGTAATTACAGAGGTGATTTAACATTTGGGATATATTCTATAAGCGGTGGCGGTGGTTTTATTACAAAATTTGACGAATCAGGTAATTTCTTTTGGTTAAACCACTATGGTGATGTTGGTGATTCTCCTGAACTTACTGTAGATGATTCCGGTAACAGTTATGTAGTAGAGGATGATTTAATGACAAAATATAATACGGATGGTATTGAGCAATGGACAAATAGTTTTAATAATATCCCAAATTGTTATACAATAACATCATCCGATAAAATAATTACAGCAGGAAATAAAGACGGATTAGTCTTTGTTTCACAATCTGATAATACTTTAAATGAAGAATGGATAAGCTTATTTGACGGAAACTCTGCAACAGGAAATGTTTTAGGTATGGTATCAGATAATTACGCTAATGTTTATACTTTAGGAGCAGTTTCAAATACAACAGATTATTTCGGAGAAGAAGTAAATAAAGGAACATTTATATGTAAGCAAGATGATTCCGGAAATGTAATCTGGCTGAATTTGTTTCCGGAAAATCTTTTGGCTTTTGGTTCAGTTGAGCAATCTTTGCATATTGATACTATAACAAATCATTTATACATTACCGGAGGATTTACAGAAGATTTAGTAATTCCCGGTGAAACAACTCTGACACCGGCAGAAAACGGCAGTATTTTTCTGTTAAAATATGACTTGGACGGAAATTATATTTGGTCTGTTCAAGAAGATTTTTTCAGTGAACAAGTTTCTGTGCTTACTGATAATTCTGGTAATGTTATTTTATCAGGCCTTTTTGAGAACACTGTTACAATCGGAACAACAGATTTAACTTCAGCAGGAAGTAAGGATGGCTTTATTGCAAAATATAATACTGACGGAAATTTTTTATGGGCAATGAGAGCCGGTGGTGAAAGCATTGAATATGTTGCTATAGTTTCAACAGATGCAAGTGATAATATTTATTTAACAGGAGAATTTATTTCCGAAAATGTAACTGTAAATGCTACCGGAATTACTTTGCTTGAAGGAGACGGTAATATTCTTTTTGCAAAATTAGACAGCGACGGTAATGTGCTTTGGCTAACTTCACATGCCGGCAGCACAATTACTTTTCGTGATTATTATTGTTGGCCAACAGGAATTATAACAGATGCGGCAGGTTGCACATACATTAAAGGCCGGCACGGCGATTCTGTATATTTTAATGATATTATACTTACAAGTCCTTATAATAATTTTAGTTATTTTATTGCCAAATTTGACCAAAACGGTAATGCGATATGGGCAAATTCTATTAATGAGCATTCTAACGGTTCTGATTATAACCAATTTGATATAGATTATAACGGTAATGTTTATCTCGGAGCACAGGCGATAGATACTCTTAACTTTGGTGAAGATTTTGAATATGTTAATTCAGGTAAAGAAGATTTATTTGTAGCTAAGTATAATACCAACGGCGACTTGATTTGGGTAAGAGCTATTCAAGGAAATGAAACGAGTTTGAACCGGATACAAAGTGTTGCAGTTTATGATACTACAAACATTTTCGCAGCCGGATATTTTGGTAATTATTTACATATTGGAAATGAAGAGTTATCATCTACCAATAAGCATGGCTTCATTGCAATGTTTGATACAGATATTTCCGGTATTAAAGAAGTATATAACAGGAATAATGAAGAATTTGTTATTTATCCTAATCCTTCAACCGGTTTAGTAACAATAAATATAAATTCCGAAATATCCGGTATTATTGAAATTATTAATATAACCGGACAAACGGTTCATTCAGTCAATATTACATCGGAAAATATACAAATAGATTTATCAAATTCAGCAAAAGGTTTATATTTTGTAAAAATAAAAGCTGATAATTATTATAAAACGGAAAAATTGATTATTGATTAA
- a CDS encoding HAD family hydrolase — translation MHKIKVIGFDADDTLWVNEPYYQDVEKLFCELLKDYLSEDEVSIELLKTEKQNIELYGFGAKGFMLSMIETALRISNNKVDANIILQTISIGKYLLNKPIELLANVEQTLIALKKDYKIILATKGDLLDQERKLKKSGLLHHFNHVEIMSNKNEEDYQKLIKRLEIQPEEFLMIGNSVKSDILPVISIGSKAIHIPFSVTWKHEILEKKHNEDFKTISDLSEIISLLKC, via the coding sequence ATGCATAAAATAAAAGTAATCGGATTTGATGCAGATGATACATTATGGGTAAACGAACCATATTATCAAGATGTTGAAAAATTATTTTGTGAACTGTTAAAAGATTATTTATCGGAAGATGAAGTTTCAATAGAATTATTAAAAACTGAAAAGCAAAATATTGAATTATATGGATTCGGGGCAAAAGGTTTCATGTTGTCTATGATTGAAACAGCTTTAAGAATCAGCAATAATAAAGTTGATGCAAATATTATTCTGCAAACAATATCAATTGGTAAGTATTTGTTAAACAAACCCATTGAACTTCTTGCCAATGTTGAACAAACCTTAATTGCTCTAAAAAAAGATTACAAGATTATTCTTGCAACAAAAGGAGATTTATTAGACCAAGAACGGAAATTGAAAAAATCAGGATTATTACATCATTTCAATCATGTTGAAATTATGAGTAATAAAAATGAAGAAGATTATCAAAAACTAATAAAACGATTAGAAATTCAACCGGAAGAATTTTTAATGATCGGTAATTCTGTTAAATCTGACATCTTACCGGTTATTTCAATTGGCAGTAAAGCAATCCATATTCCTTTTAGTGTTACTTGGAAACATGAAATATTAGAAAAAAAACATAATGAAGATTTTAAAACTATTTCAGATTTATCAGAAATTATATCTTTGCTTAAATGTTAG
- a CDS encoding ABC transporter permease, producing MKFKASFIKELLVLLRDIPGLIVLFIMPIAMIIVISLVQDTTIQSLKGSKIDILYIDNDKDILGTSLLTGLQKSELFNIDENKLSEKDAKHKVAKGEYRIAVIIPEGTTDLIRKQIKPYITSIFTGEKFEQKKEFIKTQIKILSDPTTKSTFRYTIISSLETYTAKIETQILLKILAENLEQMTGVKPEMNEEPIEAVEFIEEFAFEKETTITPNSTQHNVPAWTMFAMFFIVIPLAGNMIQERNDGSFFRLMTMPGSYLTVLTSKTAVYLLVTFTQFILMLLVGILILPAVGLPVLKIGSHPFALAFMGIASGLAAIGFGLLVGTITNTHEQSGVFGSVSVIILAALGGVWYPIYAMPPIMQKISIISPLNWGLNGFYEIFLKDSGFAQIIGSVTVLIIFFVMTVFLSVLIEKIKRFNK from the coding sequence ATGAAATTCAAAGCATCATTCATAAAAGAATTGTTAGTTTTATTAAGGGACATTCCCGGTTTGATTGTCTTGTTTATCATGCCTATAGCAATGATTATCGTAATCTCATTGGTTCAAGATACAACTATACAAAGTTTGAAAGGTTCAAAAATTGACATTTTATATATTGATAACGATAAAGATATTTTGGGAACATCACTGTTAACCGGTTTACAAAAATCAGAATTGTTCAATATTGATGAAAATAAATTATCTGAAAAAGATGCTAAACATAAAGTTGCTAAAGGAGAATATCGTATTGCAGTAATAATCCCTGAAGGCACCACAGATTTAATCAGGAAACAAATAAAACCATATATCACATCCATTTTTACCGGAGAGAAGTTCGAGCAAAAGAAAGAATTTATCAAAACTCAAATTAAAATACTCTCTGATCCTACAACAAAAAGCACTTTCAGATACACTATAATTTCATCTCTTGAAACTTATACAGCAAAAATTGAAACTCAAATTCTTCTGAAAATTCTGGCTGAAAACTTGGAACAAATGACAGGTGTAAAACCCGAAATGAATGAAGAACCGATAGAGGCAGTTGAATTTATCGAAGAATTTGCTTTTGAAAAAGAAACAACGATAACACCTAACAGTACACAACACAATGTTCCTGCATGGACTATGTTTGCAATGTTTTTTATTGTTATTCCGCTTGCCGGAAATATGATACAAGAAAGAAATGACGGAAGTTTTTTCAGGTTAATGACAATGCCCGGCTCTTATCTAACCGTATTAACAAGTAAAACTGCTGTTTATCTGCTTGTTACGTTTACACAATTTATACTTATGTTATTAGTTGGAATTCTGATCTTACCGGCAGTAGGTTTACCGGTTTTAAAAATAGGTTCACATCCGTTTGCTTTGGCTTTTATGGGAATAGCTTCAGGATTAGCGGCAATCGGTTTTGGCTTATTAGTCGGTACAATTACAAACACACACGAACAATCGGGTGTTTTCGGTTCTGTTTCAGTTATTATTTTAGCAGCATTAGGAGGAGTATGGTACCCTATTTATGCAATGCCTCCTATAATGCAAAAAATCAGTATTATTTCACCTTTAAATTGGGGATTAAACGGTTTTTACGAAATATTTTTAAAAGACAGCGGTTTTGCACAAATTATTGGAAGTGTAACTGTATTGATCATATTTTTTGTGATGACCGTTTTTCTTTCAGTACTTATAGAAAAAATAAAAAGATTTAATAAATAA